One genomic segment of Chelonia mydas isolate rCheMyd1 chromosome 1, rCheMyd1.pri.v2, whole genome shotgun sequence includes these proteins:
- the LOC102931881 gene encoding olfactory receptor 52R1 isoform X1, with protein MQEIPLCLSIGHLLPTSMSDSNTTEFTNPSTFILLGIPGLEAAHVWLSIPFCIMYAIAILGNITILFIVNMEPSLHVPMYYFLCMLAVTDLILSTSILPKTLSIFWFKSKEIDFSACLTQMYFIHCFSVIESGILVAMAFDRYVAICDPLRHSTILTNPVVTKIGLAVVLRGGMLVLPHLFLARRWPYCRTNIIPHSYCEHIALVKLACANIRVSSYYGLFAAFLVTGVDVSFIAMSYTQILRAIFSLPTKDARLKTFGTCSSHLCAILVFYIPALFSFLTHRFGYNVARHFHVLMANAYLLVPPMVNPVIYGARTKQIWGRLLRLFTYKET; from the coding sequence ATGCAGGAGATACCATTGTGCCTCAGCATTGGAcatcttctccccacctccatgtcagattccaacacaactgaattcaccaacccctccaccttcatcctgctgggcattcctggcctggaggcagcccatgtctggctctccatccccttctgcatcATGTACGCcatagccatcttggggaacatcaccatcctgttcattgtgAATATGGAGCCGAGCCTCCATGtccccatgtactatttcctctgcatgctggctgtcaccgACCTGATCCTGTCTACATCCATCCTGCCCAAAacactgagcatcttctggttcaagtCCAAGGAGATAGATTttagtgcctgcctcacccagatgtacttcattcactgcttctcagTGATAGAGTCTGGGATCCTCGTAGCCATGGCTTTTGATCGTTATGTGGCCATTTgtgatcccctgagacattccaccatcctgacaaacccTGTGGTGACCAAGATCGGCCTGGCTGTGGTCCTCCGTGGAGGCATGCTTGtactgccccatctcttcctggCGAGgcggtggccatattgcagaaccaacatcatcccccacTCATACTGCGAGCACATAGCCTTGGTCAAACTGGCCTGCGCAAACATCCGTGTCAGTAGTTACTACGGCCTCTTTGCGGCATTCTTGGTGACTGGTGTGGATGTGTCTTTTATTGCCATGTCCTatacccagatcctcagggccatcttcagcctccccacaaaggacgcCCGGCTCAAAACTTTTggaacctgcagctcccacctctgtgccatcTTAGTCTTTTACATCccagctctcttctccttcctcacacACCGGTTTGGCTACAATGTGGCCCGGCATTTCCATGTTCTCATGGCCAACGCATAcctcctggtgccccccatgGTAAACCCCGTCATCTACGGGGCGAGGACCAAACAGATCTGGGGCAGGCTGCTCCGGCTCTTTACTTATAAAGAGACCTGA
- the LOC102931881 gene encoding olfactory receptor 52R1 isoform X2, translating to MYAIAILGNITILFIVNMEPSLHVPMYYFLCMLAVTDLILSTSILPKTLSIFWFKSKEIDFSACLTQMYFIHCFSVIESGILVAMAFDRYVAICDPLRHSTILTNPVVTKIGLAVVLRGGMLVLPHLFLARRWPYCRTNIIPHSYCEHIALVKLACANIRVSSYYGLFAAFLVTGVDVSFIAMSYTQILRAIFSLPTKDARLKTFGTCSSHLCAILVFYIPALFSFLTHRFGYNVARHFHVLMANAYLLVPPMVNPVIYGARTKQIWGRLLRLFTYKET from the coding sequence ATGTACGCcatagccatcttggggaacatcaccatcctgttcattgtgAATATGGAGCCGAGCCTCCATGtccccatgtactatttcctctgcatgctggctgtcaccgACCTGATCCTGTCTACATCCATCCTGCCCAAAacactgagcatcttctggttcaagtCCAAGGAGATAGATTttagtgcctgcctcacccagatgtacttcattcactgcttctcagTGATAGAGTCTGGGATCCTCGTAGCCATGGCTTTTGATCGTTATGTGGCCATTTgtgatcccctgagacattccaccatcctgacaaacccTGTGGTGACCAAGATCGGCCTGGCTGTGGTCCTCCGTGGAGGCATGCTTGtactgccccatctcttcctggCGAGgcggtggccatattgcagaaccaacatcatcccccacTCATACTGCGAGCACATAGCCTTGGTCAAACTGGCCTGCGCAAACATCCGTGTCAGTAGTTACTACGGCCTCTTTGCGGCATTCTTGGTGACTGGTGTGGATGTGTCTTTTATTGCCATGTCCTatacccagatcctcagggccatcttcagcctccccacaaaggacgcCCGGCTCAAAACTTTTggaacctgcagctcccacctctgtgccatcTTAGTCTTTTACATCccagctctcttctccttcctcacacACCGGTTTGGCTACAATGTGGCCCGGCATTTCCATGTTCTCATGGCCAACGCATAcctcctggtgccccccatgGTAAACCCCGTCATCTACGGGGCGAGGACCAAACAGATCTGGGGCAGGCTGCTCCGGCTCTTTACTTATAAAGAGACCTGA